The Flavobacterium piscisymbiosum genome includes a region encoding these proteins:
- a CDS encoding glycoside hydrolase family 32 protein, with protein MTSKKHLPLALYSAVLLSIGACKPYTAVAQTTAVSTSVATEEKMYRPNFHFTPKNGWMNDPNGMFYADGVYHLYYQHYPEKSVWGPMHWGHAISKDLIKWEEQPIAIYPDKDKYIFSGSAVVDTHNTSGLGTGKKAPIVAIYTLHDMTKEKEGKIDVEQQDIAFSNDNGFTWQKFEEGNPVIKNPGIRDFRDPKVNWDETHKQWIMSLAAQDRTQFYASKDLKNWKYLSEFGKNIGAHGGVWECPDFFEIKVKGSNETKWVLIQNLNPGGANGGSGTQYFIGDFDGTTFTLESNFAKKIETEKAAWLDYGKDNYAGVTWNNVPAADGRRLFIGWMSNWDYAQQVPTQSWRSATTIARELQVIKKGNNYTLINNPVKEINKYIGKTIKVKSLKGKEKLAIVETGKIDLTKAMLHFNIKNLKQDTYTFTLSNTNGEAVTFGINNSDHYLFLDRSKSGKIDFSEKFASTITKAALDESQKEGVFKIILDKTSIEIFYNNGEKVITEIFFPNQPYTSLSVSSNSGVELSNLEINQLNIN; from the coding sequence ATGACATCAAAGAAACATCTACCGCTGGCATTATATAGTGCTGTATTATTATCAATAGGAGCTTGTAAACCATATACGGCTGTTGCACAAACAACTGCAGTTTCAACTTCGGTTGCAACAGAAGAAAAAATGTACCGTCCTAATTTTCACTTTACACCAAAAAATGGCTGGATGAATGATCCTAACGGAATGTTCTATGCCGATGGAGTTTATCATTTGTATTATCAGCATTATCCTGAAAAAAGTGTTTGGGGACCAATGCACTGGGGGCATGCTATTAGTAAAGATTTAATTAAATGGGAAGAGCAGCCAATTGCGATTTATCCGGACAAAGACAAATACATTTTTTCAGGAAGCGCTGTTGTAGATACACATAATACTTCAGGTTTAGGAACTGGTAAAAAGGCTCCAATTGTAGCGATTTATACGCTGCATGATATGACAAAAGAAAAAGAAGGCAAGATCGATGTTGAACAACAGGATATTGCGTTTTCGAACGACAATGGTTTTACATGGCAGAAATTTGAGGAAGGAAATCCTGTCATTAAAAACCCCGGGATTCGTGATTTTCGTGATCCAAAAGTAAACTGGGATGAAACCCATAAACAATGGATTATGTCCTTAGCGGCACAAGATCGTACTCAGTTTTATGCCTCTAAAGATCTTAAAAACTGGAAATATTTATCAGAGTTTGGAAAAAACATTGGCGCTCACGGAGGTGTTTGGGAATGTCCGGATTTCTTCGAAATAAAAGTAAAAGGTTCCAATGAAACCAAATGGGTTTTGATTCAGAATTTGAATCCTGGCGGAGCAAACGGAGGTTCAGGAACACAATATTTTATTGGCGATTTCGACGGAACAACTTTTACACTTGAATCTAATTTTGCTAAAAAAATAGAGACAGAAAAAGCAGCATGGCTGGATTACGGAAAAGACAATTATGCTGGCGTAACCTGGAATAATGTTCCTGCTGCAGACGGTCGACGATTGTTTATTGGCTGGATGTCAAACTGGGATTATGCTCAGCAAGTTCCAACACAATCCTGGAGAAGTGCCACAACCATTGCGCGTGAACTTCAGGTTATTAAAAAAGGAAACAATTATACTTTAATAAATAATCCGGTAAAAGAAATCAATAAATATATTGGTAAAACGATCAAAGTAAAAAGCCTGAAAGGAAAAGAAAAATTAGCGATTGTTGAAACAGGAAAAATCGATTTAACAAAAGCAATGCTTCATTTTAATATCAAGAACTTAAAACAGGATACGTACACTTTTACACTTTCAAATACAAATGGAGAAGCCGTGACTTTCGGGATTAATAATTCAGATCACTATTTATTTTTGGATCGTTCGAAATCAGGAAAAATTGATTTTTCAGAAAAATTTGCTTCAACAATTACCAAAGCAGCTTTAGACGAAAGTCAAAAAGAAGGTGTTTTTAAAATCATATTAGATAAAACCTCTATAGAGATATTTTACAATAATGGAGAAAAAGTAATTACCGAAATCTTTTTTCCAAACCAGCCTTACACTTCTCTTTCTGTTTCTTCAAACAGTGGGGTTGAGCTAAGCAATTTAGAAATTAACCAATTAAATATAAACTAA
- a CDS encoding sugar porter family MFS transporter — MNKILIWSVTAALAGFLFGFDTVVISGADKQLQLLWHSSDAFHGSVVMAMALWGTVVGAIFGGIPTNKIGRKKTLFWIGILYFVSAIGASFANDPYVFAAFRFIGGLGVGASTIAAPAYVSEIAPADKRGRLVALYQFNIVLGILIAFISNYFLKDIGENAWRWMVGIQAFPSLIYILFILTIPESPRWLLSKNRDEEARKVLFQIDPTADLKDIMDDSRENGVTKHENIFMKKYRFPLILAFLIAFFNQFSGINAFLYYAPRIFEEAGLGQNTALLSSIGIGITNLIFTLIGVALIDKLGRKLLMYIGSVGYIISLGLVSASFYYNWGGLSVPTFLFLFIASHAIGQGAVIWVFISEIFPNHIRASGQAFGSSVHWVLAAIIPSLIPMLFSEIGPDVVFLIFALMMVLQLLFVIFIMPETKGISLEVLSENLTKKNIKKHDIKETSTAGII; from the coding sequence ATGAATAAGATATTGATTTGGTCTGTTACTGCTGCACTGGCAGGTTTTCTATTCGGTTTTGATACCGTAGTTATTTCTGGAGCTGATAAACAATTACAGCTTTTATGGCATTCATCTGATGCTTTTCATGGTTCTGTTGTTATGGCAATGGCACTTTGGGGAACAGTTGTAGGTGCCATTTTTGGAGGAATTCCAACCAATAAAATAGGTCGTAAAAAAACACTCTTCTGGATTGGGATTTTATATTTCGTTTCGGCAATAGGCGCTTCTTTCGCAAACGATCCTTATGTATTTGCTGCTTTCAGGTTTATTGGAGGTTTAGGTGTTGGTGCTTCAACTATTGCTGCTCCGGCCTATGTTTCTGAAATTGCTCCGGCAGACAAACGCGGACGATTGGTAGCTTTGTATCAGTTTAATATTGTATTGGGAATCTTAATTGCTTTTATATCCAATTACTTTTTAAAAGATATTGGCGAAAATGCCTGGCGCTGGATGGTAGGAATTCAGGCTTTTCCATCACTTATCTATATTCTTTTCATACTTACAATCCCGGAAAGCCCAAGATGGTTATTGTCTAAAAACCGTGATGAAGAAGCACGTAAAGTCCTGTTTCAAATTGATCCCACTGCAGATCTTAAAGATATTATGGATGATTCAAGAGAAAATGGTGTTACAAAACACGAGAATATCTTCATGAAGAAATACCGTTTCCCGTTGATTCTGGCCTTTTTAATTGCGTTTTTCAATCAGTTTTCAGGAATCAATGCCTTTTTATATTACGCACCAAGAATTTTTGAAGAAGCAGGCTTAGGACAAAATACCGCTTTACTGAGCAGCATCGGGATCGGGATCACGAATCTTATATTTACCTTAATCGGAGTAGCATTAATTGACAAATTAGGAAGAAAGTTGTTAATGTACATTGGTTCTGTTGGATATATTATTTCTCTAGGCTTAGTCTCTGCTTCATTTTATTACAATTGGGGAGGATTATCAGTACCTACTTTTCTTTTCTTATTTATTGCATCACACGCCATTGGCCAGGGAGCCGTAATCTGGGTGTTTATCTCAGAAATTTTCCCTAATCACATTCGTGCTTCAGGACAAGCTTTCGGGAGTTCGGTACACTGGGTTTTAGCGGCGATTATTCCGTCTTTAATTCCAATGTTGTTTTCAGAAATTGGACCCGACGTCGTATTCTTAATTTTTGCATTGATGATGGTCCTGCAATTACTGTTTGTAATATTTATAATGCCGGAAACTAAAGGGATCTCTTTAGAAGTTTTAAGTGAAAATTTAACCAAAAAAAATATCAAAAAACATGACATCAAAGAAACATCTACCGCTGGCATTATATAG
- a CDS encoding substrate-binding domain-containing protein, which produces MYSLVKYILLLFLASLSLVSCTQKQGDKIKVGFSQAMTTDDWRKQMTSSMKIEASLRPEVDLKISDANNNVARQIDDIERFIANKVDVIIVSPIQSKPLTAVVEKSIKAGIPVLVVDRKIDGENYTAYLGADNIEIGRIAARYIISHSKGSGKIVEITGANGSSPAYERSLGFTQIIQGNKRFKVVNTIHGNWEKESVTAPLKTILLQNPDVEYIFAHNDRMALSAWETAKTVGLENKIKFLGVDGLNSVNGGIELVKSGVLDGTILYPTGGNEALKLALKMYNKEPISKNNILNTIVIDHNNAEIIENQMDKVDQQQTVIESQQGAIKVQEREYASQNNLVRLLSFFLVIILSLTIYSIYSTISISRKKKQLERINQTVIDQNNEIQEMAKVAEKSNEAKLNFFTGLSHEFKTPITLIMSYVESLIENEKIKGTALIDEVKLIHKNSNRLLRLINQLLDFRKIEEQKFTLRASNTKIYDFTNEVMTNFKGEAARRNIDFQLSMKNKNLELFIDRGLMDKVYFNLLSNAFKFTPDNGKINISIVENQDNTVKISFKDSGIGIPENELSNVFSPFFKASNNNKNSSGIGLHLSKEFVLLHHGTIELKSKQGSEFVITLLKGNSHLQPSEIVSKAENLNITPNLITDNLDIEPDFKEVNTIAESEKHSLLIIEDNIDLVTFLKAKLSGEYIVYSSDGSDAIEKTMEIVPDIIICDINLIDKDGYEISKELKKDLRSSHIPIIILTAQSNKESVLKGLQSGVDQYLTKPFSLSILKQSISGLLFNREKLRYYYTNNIYRIEPESKFGNQEQTFITKMNDIIKMNVENPKFSVEDLADKLSVSRVQLYRKVKAIIGINISDHINNVKLEKAAELLKSNEMNISEIAYSLGFSSPNYFSTAFKNKFGISPKEYKNDKY; this is translated from the coding sequence ATGTATTCACTTGTAAAATATATTTTGCTGCTTTTTTTAGCATCATTAAGTTTAGTTTCCTGTACTCAAAAACAAGGAGATAAAATAAAAGTTGGATTTTCTCAGGCGATGACCACAGATGATTGGCGCAAACAAATGACCAGCTCAATGAAAATTGAAGCCTCATTACGCCCTGAAGTCGATTTAAAAATTAGCGATGCCAATAATAATGTCGCCAGACAAATAGATGATATCGAAAGGTTTATCGCTAATAAAGTAGATGTAATTATTGTATCTCCCATTCAGTCAAAACCCCTAACTGCCGTTGTCGAAAAATCGATCAAAGCCGGAATTCCGGTTCTTGTTGTAGACCGCAAAATCGATGGCGAAAATTACACGGCTTATCTTGGTGCAGATAATATCGAAATTGGAAGAATTGCCGCCAGATATATCATCTCGCACAGCAAAGGTTCTGGTAAAATCGTTGAAATTACGGGTGCAAACGGATCGTCGCCTGCGTATGAACGTAGTCTGGGTTTTACTCAGATTATTCAGGGAAATAAACGTTTTAAAGTTGTAAATACCATTCACGGCAATTGGGAAAAAGAGTCAGTAACCGCGCCATTAAAAACAATTCTTTTACAAAATCCTGATGTCGAATACATTTTCGCCCATAACGATCGTATGGCATTAAGCGCTTGGGAAACAGCCAAAACGGTTGGTTTAGAAAATAAAATTAAGTTTTTAGGTGTCGACGGACTAAACTCTGTCAATGGCGGAATCGAACTGGTAAAAAGCGGCGTTTTAGACGGAACCATTTTATATCCTACGGGAGGAAATGAAGCACTAAAACTGGCTTTGAAAATGTACAATAAAGAACCTATTTCTAAAAATAATATCCTCAATACCATTGTAATCGACCATAACAATGCTGAAATTATCGAAAACCAAATGGATAAAGTCGATCAGCAGCAAACCGTTATCGAGTCACAGCAAGGAGCTATAAAAGTGCAGGAAAGAGAATATGCTTCGCAAAACAATTTGGTGAGATTACTAAGTTTTTTCTTAGTGATTATCCTGAGTTTGACCATTTACAGCATTTACTCGACGATTTCTATTTCGAGAAAGAAAAAACAACTCGAACGTATTAATCAGACCGTAATTGATCAGAACAATGAAATTCAGGAAATGGCTAAAGTAGCCGAGAAAAGCAACGAAGCAAAACTGAATTTCTTTACCGGACTTTCGCATGAATTTAAAACTCCCATAACGCTTATTATGAGTTATGTAGAGTCTTTGATCGAAAATGAAAAAATAAAAGGAACCGCACTTATTGACGAGGTGAAACTCATTCATAAAAATTCGAACAGATTGCTCAGATTAATAAATCAGTTATTAGACTTTAGGAAAATAGAAGAACAAAAATTTACGTTAAGAGCCTCAAATACTAAAATCTATGATTTTACCAATGAAGTAATGACCAATTTTAAAGGAGAAGCTGCCCGCAGGAATATTGATTTTCAGCTGAGTATGAAAAATAAAAACCTGGAATTGTTTATCGATAGGGGATTGATGGATAAAGTGTATTTTAATTTGCTTTCCAACGCTTTTAAATTTACACCGGATAACGGAAAAATAAACATTTCGATTGTCGAAAACCAAGACAATACGGTAAAAATCAGCTTTAAGGATTCGGGAATCGGAATTCCGGAGAATGAATTGTCTAATGTCTTTAGTCCGTTTTTTAAAGCTTCAAATAATAATAAAAACAGTTCAGGAATTGGACTTCATTTATCGAAAGAGTTTGTGCTTTTGCATCACGGAACAATCGAACTAAAATCAAAACAAGGCAGTGAGTTTGTTATTACTTTATTGAAAGGAAATAGTCATTTACAGCCTTCAGAGATCGTAAGTAAAGCCGAAAACCTAAATATAACGCCCAATTTAATAACAGATAATCTTGATATAGAACCTGATTTTAAAGAAGTAAATACAATTGCTGAATCAGAGAAACATTCACTTTTGATTATAGAAGACAATATTGACTTGGTCACATTTTTAAAGGCAAAATTATCTGGTGAATATATCGTTTACTCTTCTGACGGAAGTGATGCTATCGAAAAAACAATGGAAATAGTACCCGATATCATCATTTGTGACATCAATTTAATAGATAAAGACGGTTATGAAATCAGTAAAGAATTGAAAAAAGATTTACGTTCGTCGCATATTCCTATTATTATTCTAACAGCGCAAAGCAATAAAGAATCTGTTTTAAAAGGTTTGCAGAGCGGAGTAGACCAATATTTGACCAAACCATTCAGTCTTTCGATCTTAAAACAATCCATTTCGGGCTTGCTTTTCAACAGAGAAAAACTCCGTTATTACTATACCAATAATATTTACCGCATCGAACCCGAATCTAAATTTGGTAATCAGGAACAAACGTTCATTACTAAAATGAATGATATCATCAAGATGAATGTCGAAAATCCTAAATTCTCTGTCGAAGATTTGGCAGACAAACTAAGTGTTTCAAGAGTTCAGTTGTATCGAAAAGTAAAAGCGATTATCGGAATTAATATTAGCGATCATATCAATAATGTCAAATTAGAGAAAGCCGCAGAGCTTTTAAAATCAAATGAGATGAACATTTCTGAAATTGCATACTCACTTGGATTCTCTTCTCCCAACTATTTTTCGACCGCTTTTAAGAATAAATTTGGAATTTCGCCAAAAGAATACAAAAATGATAAGTATTAA
- a CDS encoding outer membrane beta-barrel protein, with protein MTKLLITILFFFSALLMAQTQSETGTKKFSVDFGGSFGVFSPFKESAKGFPDDKNQLGSNGVTFLQFNYKEHYFAKLQFGQTTVSYKSIQSSNGFNSIIDSKANSTTIGINIGYQYKIKHWQPFVMVGSGTSFIDSPKTVLINENTISYTTKTGSYLYISASIGVNYIFNRYFIVSLEGQASRLPTVPSGSDTHLSGMSLQLGLKSYLFSF; from the coding sequence ATGACAAAGTTACTTATTACCATTTTATTCTTTTTCTCTGCTTTATTAATGGCACAAACCCAATCTGAAACAGGAACAAAAAAATTCTCTGTTGATTTTGGAGGCTCATTTGGTGTTTTTTCCCCTTTTAAAGAATCTGCTAAAGGATTTCCCGATGATAAAAATCAGCTTGGTTCTAATGGAGTAACATTTCTTCAGTTCAACTATAAGGAACATTATTTTGCTAAATTACAGTTTGGACAAACAACTGTCTCTTATAAATCTATCCAAAGTTCAAATGGTTTTAATTCTATAATCGATTCTAAAGCAAATAGCACAACGATAGGAATCAATATTGGATATCAATACAAAATCAAACATTGGCAACCCTTTGTAATGGTGGGTTCAGGTACTTCTTTTATCGACTCTCCCAAAACAGTACTGATAAATGAAAATACAATAAGCTATACGACTAAAACCGGTAGTTACCTTTACATATCAGCAAGTATTGGTGTTAATTATATATTCAACAGGTATTTTATTGTTTCTCTGGAAGGACAAGCTTCCAGACTTCCAACGGTTCCTTCAGGTTCTGATACACACCTAAGCGGTATGAGTCTTCAGCTAGGCTTAAAATCATATCTTTTTAGTTTTTAA
- a CDS encoding sensor histidine kinase: protein MMYTKHYKNLRLYGYPVFAVFLYLILILLNSDESNIQGWKFYTIIDFITEGVFCLIFTIVLFETGLGLSQMLNKKSVWKKNTMPRFIFQLLLQIVIVSILVVLFFTIDLPQKYGYDDLLLRRALIFGIIFSILVTTGLTAEQLLLKWNESKLEAVENKKQALQAELNALKLQLDPHFLFNNLSTLTSLIEENQVTAVQYVTNLSAVYRYLLSYRNKNIVVLKTELDFIKEYLFLYQIRYGSSITIYIADNSDLLNKYIPPLTLQLLIENAIKHNSFSITAPLIIRISYEDQWIIVKNNKAPKFTKEPGEGIGLAHIDHSYKVLGAIPPEVYDLEDSFEVKIPLLNN, encoded by the coding sequence ATGATGTATACAAAACACTATAAAAATTTGCGCTTATACGGATATCCCGTTTTTGCTGTTTTTCTTTATCTAATTTTAATACTCCTTAATTCTGATGAGAGTAATATTCAGGGATGGAAGTTTTATACGATAATTGATTTTATTACAGAAGGAGTGTTTTGTTTAATCTTTACCATAGTGTTATTTGAAACCGGTCTTGGATTATCGCAAATGCTTAATAAAAAATCGGTTTGGAAAAAAAACACTATGCCGAGGTTTATCTTTCAACTACTGCTTCAAATAGTTATTGTGAGTATTCTTGTTGTCCTCTTTTTTACTATTGATCTTCCTCAAAAATATGGTTATGACGACCTTCTTTTAAGAAGAGCGCTAATCTTTGGTATTATATTTTCAATATTAGTAACTACCGGACTCACGGCTGAGCAGCTTCTCCTAAAATGGAATGAAAGTAAACTTGAAGCTGTTGAAAATAAAAAACAGGCTTTACAAGCCGAGTTGAATGCTTTGAAGCTACAATTAGACCCTCATTTTCTTTTTAATAATCTTAGTACTCTTACCTCTCTTATTGAAGAAAATCAAGTCACAGCTGTACAATATGTTACCAATCTTTCTGCTGTTTATCGTTATCTTTTGTCTTATAGGAATAAAAATATTGTAGTTTTAAAAACAGAACTGGATTTCATCAAGGAGTATTTATTTTTATACCAAATAAGATATGGATCTTCTATTACCATCTATATTGCCGATAACAGCGACCTTCTGAACAAATATATTCCCCCATTGACACTACAGCTTTTAATTGAAAACGCTATAAAACATAATTCTTTCTCTATAACTGCGCCGCTTATTATTCGTATAAGTTACGAAGACCAATGGATAATAGTAAAAAACAATAAAGCACCCAAATTTACCAAAGAACCCGGTGAAGGAATTGGTCTCGCGCATATTGATCATAGTTATAAAGTTTTAGGAGCAATACCACCTGAAGTATATGATTTAGAAGATAGCTTTGAAGTTAAAATTCCCTTATTAAACAATTAA
- a CDS encoding LytR/AlgR family response regulator transcription factor, which yields MTVLIIEDEAANAARLQKMLLQLEEGIVVAGVLQTVRDSIAWLEKEKSPDIIFMDIRLTDGISFEIFNQVNIQSFVIFTTAYDKYALQAFEVNGIDYLLKPIEQKKLDSSIKRIKSFMNPELDKSVVDILKKMRLQKDIYKSRFLISYKDLFITIPSADIAYFSSENKIVYLTTHTNQKYVIRQTLDELMQELNPDDFFKVTRNYIVSLKSIHKLSQSFDYKLKLELKPIVNEIILVSRERGISFKNWLDSK from the coding sequence ATGACCGTTTTAATTATTGAAGATGAGGCTGCAAATGCGGCAAGATTGCAAAAAATGCTTTTACAGTTGGAAGAAGGAATTGTAGTTGCCGGAGTTTTACAAACTGTACGCGATAGTATCGCCTGGCTTGAAAAAGAAAAAAGTCCTGACATTATTTTTATGGATATACGTCTTACTGACGGTATCAGTTTTGAAATCTTTAATCAGGTCAATATCCAATCGTTCGTTATTTTTACGACTGCCTATGACAAGTATGCATTACAGGCATTTGAAGTAAATGGTATCGATTATCTTTTAAAGCCTATCGAGCAAAAAAAATTAGACTCGAGTATAAAAAGAATTAAAAGTTTCATGAATCCCGAGCTTGATAAAAGTGTTGTAGATATTTTAAAAAAAATGCGTTTACAAAAGGACATTTATAAATCACGATTTTTAATCAGCTACAAAGATTTGTTTATTACAATTCCCAGTGCTGATATTGCTTATTTCAGCTCTGAAAATAAAATAGTATATCTTACTACACATACTAACCAAAAATATGTGATTAGGCAAACACTTGATGAATTAATGCAAGAATTAAATCCTGATGACTTTTTTAAAGTGACCAGGAATTATATTGTTTCCTTAAAATCAATCCACAAATTATCTCAATCCTTTGATTATAAACTAAAACTGGAACTCAAACCTATTGTTAACGAAATAATATTAGTAAGCAGGGAACGCGGAATTTCTTTTAAAAACTGGCTGGATAGCAAGTAA
- a CDS encoding LutC/YkgG family protein, with translation MSSKADILNKIKQNQPAFITNLPDLNLLSSENPDVLSTYKTVLKNIGGDPVEVANYAEIIEYIKSNYNLEKRLITTIPELSEIAALDWTNDDPHSLQDVELNVIKAHFGVAENSALWVTDDVLGQRVSPFIAQYLAIIVHKKDIIATMHQAYERIGNQEYGFGTFIAGPSKTADIEQSLVLGAHGARGLIVFLLD, from the coding sequence ATGAGTAGTAAAGCAGATATTTTAAATAAAATAAAGCAAAATCAACCTGCTTTTATCACTAATTTGCCTGATCTGAATCTTTTAAGTTCAGAGAATCCTGATGTGCTTTCAACCTATAAAACAGTACTCAAAAATATAGGCGGAGATCCTGTTGAAGTGGCCAATTATGCTGAAATCATCGAATATATAAAATCAAATTATAATCTCGAAAAACGCCTGATCACCACAATTCCGGAACTTTCTGAAATTGCAGCTTTAGACTGGACAAACGATGACCCACATTCGCTTCAGGATGTCGAATTGAATGTGATTAAAGCTCATTTTGGCGTAGCCGAAAATAGTGCGCTTTGGGTGACAGATGATGTATTAGGACAACGCGTATCGCCATTTATTGCACAATATCTTGCTATAATTGTGCATAAAAAAGATATTATCGCCACCATGCATCAGGCCTATGAGAGAATTGGCAATCAGGAATATGGTTTCGGGACTTTTATTGCCGGACCATCCAAAACGGCTGATATCGAACAATCATTGGTTCTTGGAGCGCATGGCGCAAGAGGATTGATTGTTTTTTTATTGGATTAA
- a CDS encoding lactate utilization protein B: MSSEKVIPHSEAATRFNKDVERVNWHDETLWFVREKRDKSAHQIPDWELLRETASQIKNNVLSNIHDYLIEFEANAQKNGIIVHWAADAKEHNEIVHSIMAKHDVKQMVKSKSMLTEECHLNDYLAEKGIEVIDSDLGEYIVQLRKEPPSHIVLPAIHLKKEDVSETFHEHLGTQKGNIDPQYLTESARLSLRNTFLTRKVALTGVNFAIAETGEIVVCTNEGNADMGAHLADVHIACMGFEKLIPQRKHLGIFLRLLARSATGQPITTFSSHFKKPRDGKEIHIVIVDNGRSTQLGREDFRNSLKCIRCGACMNTCPVYRRSGGHSYHNAVAGPIGSILAPNLDMSKNADLPFASTLCGSCTNVCPVKIDIHDQLYKWRQVLVKEGHTPKAKTVAMKTMATVLANPTIFNIAGKSGRFVMKNIPGLVNNKMNKWYDQREMPEVPEESFREWYKKNSREAKAKDNE, encoded by the coding sequence ATGTCATCAGAAAAAGTTATACCGCACAGCGAAGCCGCAACACGTTTTAACAAAGATGTAGAACGCGTCAACTGGCACGATGAAACACTTTGGTTTGTTCGTGAAAAAAGGGATAAATCGGCGCATCAAATCCCCGATTGGGAATTGCTTCGTGAAACTGCATCGCAAATCAAAAACAATGTGCTTTCTAATATTCACGATTATTTGATTGAATTTGAGGCCAATGCACAGAAAAACGGTATAATAGTACATTGGGCAGCCGATGCAAAAGAGCATAACGAAATTGTGCATTCGATCATGGCAAAACATGATGTAAAGCAAATGGTGAAATCAAAATCGATGCTTACAGAAGAATGCCATTTGAATGATTATCTGGCCGAAAAAGGCATTGAAGTAATCGATTCTGATTTAGGAGAATACATTGTTCAGCTTCGCAAAGAACCGCCCAGTCATATTGTTTTGCCCGCTATTCACCTTAAAAAAGAAGATGTAAGCGAAACTTTTCACGAACATTTAGGTACACAAAAAGGAAATATAGATCCTCAATATTTAACAGAATCGGCTCGTTTGAGTCTAAGAAATACCTTCTTAACGAGAAAAGTAGCGTTGACCGGAGTCAATTTTGCTATTGCAGAAACCGGCGAAATTGTCGTTTGTACCAATGAAGGAAATGCCGATATGGGCGCACATCTTGCCGATGTTCATATTGCCTGCATGGGATTCGAAAAACTGATTCCGCAACGCAAACATTTAGGTATTTTCCTTAGATTATTAGCCAGAAGCGCTACAGGACAGCCTATTACCACTTTTTCAAGTCATTTTAAGAAACCAAGAGACGGCAAAGAAATTCATATCGTGATTGTAGATAACGGCAGAAGTACTCAATTAGGCAGAGAAGATTTTAGAAATTCCCTCAAATGTATTCGTTGTGGCGCGTGTATGAATACATGCCCGGTCTACAGACGAAGCGGTGGACACAGTTATCACAATGCCGTTGCAGGACCAATTGGTTCTATTTTGGCACCCAATTTAGACATGAGCAAAAATGCCGACTTACCTTTTGCAAGTACACTTTGTGGTTCTTGTACCAATGTTTGTCCGGTAAAAATCGATATACACGACCAATTGTACAAATGGCGTCAGGTTTTGGTAAAAGAAGGTCATACACCAAAAGCCAAAACCGTTGCAATGAAAACGATGGCAACAGTTTTAGCGAATCCAACTATTTTTAATATTGCCGGAAAATCAGGTCGTTTTGTAATGAAAAATATTCCCGGTCTGGTCAATAATAAAATGAACAAATGGTACGATCAGCGCGAAATGCCGGAAGTTCCTGAGGAATCTTTTAGAGAATGGTACAAGAAAAATTCAAGAGAAGCAAAAGCAAAAGACAATGAGTAG